One window from the genome of Nitrospira defluvii encodes:
- a CDS encoding formylglycine-generating enzyme family protein, which produces MRVDRTIGRIVLATVMSVTGWWAPADWASADHELPKPPPLWSPLDEAERLALIEVPNGMAHVPAGPFLMGSDPKFDRAAGPQEQPQRRVYVDAFSIDRYEVSNVNYLRYVLATGAAWPHYWRGQPFPEKMAKHPVIGVTWREADAYCRWRGTRLPTEAEWEKAARGEDGRMFPWGNEPAGWIKSNIAHSGSKRGAKYPPLANVDRYENGVSPYGVYQLAGNVSEWVSDWFDPEYYRQEQNRNPLGPESGQDKVFRGGSWNEDPEVARSAGRNSGGLDHWSYLTGFRCAQSGDTSQQLSAIDPELLRKADR; this is translated from the coding sequence ATGCGTGTAGATCGCACGATTGGCAGGATTGTGTTGGCAACGGTCATGAGTGTGACGGGCTGGTGGGCGCCTGCCGACTGGGCCTCGGCCGACCATGAATTGCCGAAGCCTCCGCCTTTGTGGTCGCCCCTCGATGAGGCAGAGCGGCTCGCATTGATCGAGGTGCCGAACGGCATGGCGCACGTGCCGGCCGGTCCGTTTCTTATGGGGAGCGACCCAAAGTTCGATCGGGCGGCCGGTCCACAAGAGCAGCCGCAGCGCCGGGTCTATGTCGATGCATTCAGCATAGACCGGTATGAAGTCAGCAATGTGAATTATCTGCGGTATGTGTTGGCCACCGGGGCGGCCTGGCCGCATTACTGGCGGGGGCAGCCCTTTCCCGAAAAGATGGCCAAACATCCGGTGATCGGCGTGACCTGGCGGGAAGCCGATGCCTATTGCCGCTGGCGTGGCACCCGTCTCCCGACGGAAGCGGAATGGGAGAAGGCCGCACGGGGCGAAGACGGGCGTATGTTTCCCTGGGGCAATGAACCGGCTGGGTGGATCAAGAGTAACATCGCGCATTCCGGGTCCAAACGTGGGGCGAAGTATCCACCGCTGGCGAACGTGGATCGGTACGAGAACGGCGTGAGCCCCTATGGGGTGTATCAACTCGCCGGCAATGTCAGCGAGTGGGTCTCGGATTGGTTCGATCCGGAATACTATCGACAAGAGCAGAACCGAAACCCACTGGGCCCTGAGTCTGGGCAGGATAAAGTGTTTCGCGGAGGGTCATGGAATGAGGATCCCGAAGTCGCCCGTTCCGCGGGGCGGAATTCCGGTGGCCTGGATCACTGGAGTTACTTGACGGGATTTCGTTGCGCACAATCGGGTGACACAAGCCAGCAACTGTCGGCGATTGATCCGGAACTTCTACGGAAGGCCGATCGCTGA
- a CDS encoding sigma-54 interaction domain-containing protein: protein MAGSHAPTGPLSPFADPILAARLEALRQLADGLTDRVAVMDRELNVVYANDAAWGKSGKPPAGTKPAKCYESFVQKKDPCGTCPAESVFATGEVLTVSCNTSGDGTACGMHQAFPLVSSGGDVGSILVLFHKRPEPLGIPASLPQHQPGASRPERTASRLGDLVGASPAMNQLFEMIRLVADSSATVLIQGESGTGKELVARTIHQTSYRREKPFVVVDCGALPETLLESELFGHVKGAFTGAAGAKPGLFEEADGGTIFLDEIADTSPTFQAKLLRVLQEGEIKRVGGTQPIKIDVRVVSATNKDLTDLVKAKAFRQDLYYRLAVLPVHLPPLRERRADIPLLVEKFVGDSCQRHRQELRRVSEEAMCALTAAPWPGNVRELQHYIERAVVTTTHQELTCADLVAVGSHVEATDLRTVGRYAARQAERVRILQALQQTSGNRVKAARLLKISRASLYNKLHEFDIR, encoded by the coding sequence ATGGCCGGATCTCACGCACCAACAGGACCCCTCTCTCCCTTCGCTGATCCCATTCTCGCCGCTCGTTTAGAAGCGCTTCGTCAATTGGCCGATGGACTGACCGACCGCGTCGCTGTGATGGACCGGGAGCTCAATGTCGTCTACGCCAACGATGCTGCCTGGGGGAAGTCAGGAAAGCCGCCAGCGGGGACCAAGCCGGCGAAGTGTTACGAATCGTTCGTTCAAAAGAAAGATCCTTGCGGGACATGTCCTGCTGAGTCTGTTTTTGCGACGGGTGAAGTGCTGACGGTTTCCTGTAATACGTCGGGTGACGGCACTGCCTGTGGTATGCATCAGGCCTTTCCGCTTGTCTCCTCCGGGGGAGATGTCGGCTCCATTCTCGTTTTGTTTCACAAGCGGCCGGAGCCGCTCGGTATTCCGGCATCCCTTCCGCAGCACCAGCCGGGCGCATCGCGCCCGGAACGGACTGCGTCACGATTGGGCGATCTCGTCGGCGCGAGTCCGGCGATGAATCAGCTCTTTGAAATGATCCGGTTGGTGGCGGATAGCTCGGCGACGGTACTGATTCAGGGGGAAAGCGGCACGGGAAAAGAACTGGTCGCTCGGACGATTCACCAGACCAGTTATCGACGTGAGAAGCCTTTTGTGGTGGTCGATTGTGGAGCGCTCCCGGAAACATTGCTGGAGAGTGAACTGTTCGGCCATGTCAAAGGCGCGTTCACCGGAGCCGCAGGGGCCAAGCCCGGGTTGTTTGAAGAAGCTGACGGGGGCACGATCTTCTTGGATGAAATTGCCGACACCTCCCCGACCTTTCAGGCCAAGCTCCTGCGAGTCTTGCAGGAAGGGGAGATCAAGCGGGTCGGCGGCACACAACCGATCAAGATCGATGTTCGTGTCGTGTCGGCCACCAACAAGGATCTCACCGATTTAGTGAAGGCGAAGGCCTTTCGACAAGATCTCTATTATCGATTAGCCGTCTTGCCCGTCCATCTGCCCCCGTTGCGGGAGCGGAGGGCGGACATTCCCCTGTTGGTGGAGAAATTTGTCGGGGACTCCTGCCAGCGGCATCGGCAAGAGCTGCGCCGGGTCAGCGAGGAAGCCATGTGCGCATTAACTGCTGCGCCTTGGCCCGGCAATGTTCGCGAACTGCAGCACTATATCGAGCGTGCCGTGGTCACGACCACTCACCAGGAACTGACCTGCGCGGATCTGGTGGCTGTCGGGTCGCATGTCGAGGCCACCGATCTGAGGACGGTCGGGCGCTATGCGGCGAGGCAGGCTGAGCGGGTTCGGATACTTCAGGCGTTGCAGCAGACGTCCGGAAATCGGGTGAAGGCCGCACGTCTTCTCAAAATTAGTCGCGCAAGTCTCTATAACAAGCTCCACGAGTTCGATATCCGTTAG
- a CDS encoding formylglycine-generating enzyme family protein translates to MRKQRKGVTRALKRAGQALVIGAALCAVIPVARALDTQDIIVEWTPEGKALAEQRVATMKFKEEMVLVPAGEFIMGSDKKVDRVAYRSELPQRRVYLDAYEIDKYEVTNLHYLKYILATGKLPQLDWRYDGGNFQESMANHPIMHVSWYDADNYCRWAGKRLPTEAEWEKAARGDDGRLNPWGNQSAGLSRANFGRTGLSGPVRDRPERLLMYPPLISVDKYDNAVSPYGLYQTLGNVSEWVNDWYDQDYYKTAPNRNPQGPETGTQKAFRGGGWMDSTTTMRVAMRNGTDPTTKINWMGFRCARDVKENVETKVSLVKE, encoded by the coding sequence ATGAGGAAGCAGAGAAAAGGCGTGACACGGGCACTCAAGCGTGCCGGGCAGGCGCTGGTGATCGGAGCGGCATTGTGTGCGGTGATTCCTGTCGCACGCGCGTTGGACACACAGGACATCATCGTCGAGTGGACGCCGGAAGGAAAAGCGCTTGCCGAGCAGCGTGTCGCGACGATGAAGTTCAAGGAAGAGATGGTGTTGGTCCCGGCAGGCGAGTTCATTATGGGCAGCGACAAAAAGGTCGATCGCGTAGCCTATCGGTCTGAGCTGCCGCAGCGCCGCGTGTATCTGGATGCCTATGAGATCGACAAGTACGAGGTCACGAATCTGCACTACTTGAAGTACATCCTGGCGACCGGAAAATTGCCGCAACTGGATTGGCGCTACGACGGCGGGAATTTCCAGGAATCGATGGCGAACCATCCGATCATGCATGTCTCCTGGTACGACGCCGACAATTATTGCCGCTGGGCCGGCAAACGATTGCCGACTGAAGCGGAATGGGAAAAGGCGGCTCGCGGAGACGACGGGCGGTTGAATCCTTGGGGAAATCAATCAGCAGGTTTGAGCCGTGCCAATTTCGGCCGCACCGGTCTCTCCGGTCCGGTCCGCGATCGACCTGAACGGCTGCTGATGTATCCGCCGCTCATTTCGGTCGATAAGTACGACAATGCCGTAAGCCCCTATGGGCTGTATCAAACGCTGGGGAACGTGTCCGAATGGGTCAATGATTGGTACGACCAGGACTATTACAAGACGGCGCCGAACCGGAATCCTCAAGGCCCGGAAACCGGCACGCAAAAGGCGTTTCGTGGCGGCGGCTGGATGGACAGCACCACCACCATGCGAGTGGCGATGCGCAACGGGACCGATCCCACGACCAAGATCAATTGGATGGGCTTCCGTTGTGCGCGTGATGTCAAGGAGAACGTGGAAACGAAGGTGTCACTGGTGAAGGAGTAA
- a CDS encoding carboxypeptidase regulatory-like domain-containing protein, with translation MTMTCEEQQKQVHASRWVFGLATAALGAFLASGSASAYEEVTVSDGGTLTGVVKLEGAVPKPKGYNLTTLPDPFYCGRISDGEGWRILQPFNVGPKGEFREVVVYLEGIEKGKPFAEKEVPQIEAKDCLFLPFTTVVRDDQSVTVVNMDPVMHDIQAYETSNLGARVLFNVPLPMNPQHPRNFKDRTEAGMYHKHMAGPPMKELVKLSKGRRIFVMQCGFHAYMESWGVAITNPYFAKTDEQGRFTMTDVPPGTYKLVVWHPYIRTTTEQTVTIGPKGALETTIGVPAPIGRLYANEVLDHAYTRYNVTEETKKEIDPLLQKQEH, from the coding sequence ATGACAATGACGTGTGAAGAACAGCAGAAGCAGGTGCATGCATCCCGGTGGGTCTTTGGTCTGGCGACGGCGGCTCTCGGAGCGTTTCTCGCGAGCGGGTCGGCGTCAGCCTACGAAGAAGTCACCGTGTCGGACGGAGGGACACTGACGGGAGTCGTCAAATTAGAGGGGGCCGTTCCAAAACCAAAGGGCTACAACCTCACCACGCTGCCCGATCCGTTCTATTGCGGGCGCATTTCCGATGGGGAAGGGTGGCGTATCCTGCAACCGTTCAACGTCGGACCGAAGGGCGAGTTTCGTGAAGTGGTGGTGTATCTCGAAGGGATCGAGAAGGGCAAGCCCTTCGCTGAAAAAGAGGTGCCGCAGATTGAAGCAAAGGACTGCCTGTTCCTGCCGTTTACGACGGTCGTACGGGACGATCAGTCGGTGACGGTCGTCAACATGGACCCTGTGATGCACGACATTCAAGCGTACGAAACGTCGAATTTAGGGGCACGCGTCCTCTTCAATGTGCCGCTGCCGATGAATCCACAGCATCCGCGGAATTTCAAGGATCGCACCGAAGCCGGCATGTATCACAAACACATGGCCGGTCCTCCGATGAAGGAACTGGTCAAGCTGAGCAAGGGGCGCCGAATCTTCGTCATGCAATGCGGGTTCCATGCCTATATGGAGAGCTGGGGCGTGGCGATCACGAATCCCTACTTTGCGAAGACGGACGAACAAGGCCGATTCACTATGACCGATGTGCCCCCTGGGACCTATAAGTTGGTTGTCTGGCATCCCTATATCAGGACGACTACCGAACAAACTGTCACCATCGGTCCCAAGGGCGCCCTTGAGACAACCATCGGAGTGCCGGCGCCGATCGGGCGGCTGTATGCCAATGAAGTCCTGGACCATGCGTACACCCGGTACAACGTGACTGAGGAAACGAAGAAGGAAATCGATCCCCTGCTTCAAAAGCAGGAGCACTGA
- a CDS encoding response regulator transcription factor, producing MKGRSPAVLLVVEDDKDMRSLLCDELWGEGYQLREASNGAEGLDAVMRAAPDLIVTDLKMPSGGFDYVHRLRRCAPACPIIVMTAFGDAKTKEEALKSGATAYFDKPVRLSELKATVKRLLMPAEGSASERTIH from the coding sequence ATGAAAGGTAGGTCACCAGCCGTGTTGTTGGTGGTGGAAGATGATAAGGACATGCGCAGTTTGCTGTGCGATGAGCTGTGGGGGGAAGGGTATCAATTGCGCGAAGCCAGCAACGGGGCGGAAGGGTTGGATGCCGTGATGCGGGCCGCACCGGACTTGATCGTCACGGATTTGAAAATGCCGTCCGGCGGCTTCGATTATGTGCATCGGCTGAGACGGTGTGCGCCGGCCTGCCCGATCATCGTCATGACGGCATTCGGCGACGCCAAAACCAAGGAGGAGGCGCTAAAAAGCGGCGCGACTGCCTATTTCGACAAGCCGGTGCGCCTGTCGGAGTTAAAGGCGACGGTGAAACGACTCCTCATGCCTGCCGAGGGCTCGGCGTCCGAACGCACCATCCATTGA